A single Pseudomonas sp. DC1.2 DNA region contains:
- a CDS encoding multidrug efflux RND transporter permease subunit has protein sequence MKGHGSVSAWCIDHPVATILLTFALVLLGVIAFPRLPIAPLPEAEFPTIQVSAQLPGASPDTMASSVATPLEVQFSAIPGMTQMTSSSALGSSLLTLQFTLDKSIDTAAQEVQAAINTAAGKLPKDMPTLPTWKKVNPADSPVLILSVSSTQMPGTELSDLVETLLSRQISQIDGVGQINITGQQRPAIRVQVSADKLAAIGLTLADIRLAIQQTSLNLAKGALYGESSISTLSTNDQLFHPEEYSQLIVSYKDGAPVHLKDVANVVNGSEDAYVQAWAGDQPGVNLVISRQPGANIVETVDRIQAALPRLEAMLPASVQVKVLIDRTQTIRASLHEVEITLLIAIMLVVAVMALFLRQLSATMIVSAVLGVSLVASFALMYIMGFSLNNLTLVAIVVAVGFVVDDAIVVVENIHRHLEAGEGMREAAIKGAGEIGFTVVSISFSLVAAFIPLLFMGGVVGRLFKEFALTATSTILISVVVSLTLAPTLAALFMRAPVHHAHSKPGFGERLLTWYEKGLRRALAHQKLMIGVFGLSLGLAIAGYIFIPKGFFPIQDTGFVLGTTEAAADISYGDMVKKHLAMAEIVAADPAVEAFSHSVGVSGSNQTIANGRFWIALKKRGDRDVSASQFIDRIRPQLMKVPGIVLYLRAGQDINLSSGPSRAQYQYVLKSNDGATLSTWTQRLTEKLRTNPAFRDISNDLQLGGSITHINIDRSAAARFGLSASDVDEALYDAFGQRQINEFQTQINQYNVILELDTQQRGKAESLNYFYLRSPLSGEMVPLSALAKFDAPTIGPLSIAHDGMFPAANLSFNLAPGVALGDAVIMLNQAKVEIGMPAAISGNFQGAAQAFQSSLASQPWLILAALVAVYIILGVLYESFVHPLTIISTLPSAGLGAVIMLWICGQDFSIMALIGLVLLIGIVKKNGILMIDFALEAQRKGGLPPEEAIYQACITRFRPIIMTTLAALLGALPLMLGYGTGAELRQPLGIAVVGGLLVSQALTLFTTPVIYLWLERLFHRPKPAPIPVLATTD, from the coding sequence ATGAAGGGCCACGGCTCCGTCTCCGCATGGTGCATCGACCACCCGGTGGCGACAATTCTGCTGACGTTTGCGCTGGTGTTGCTAGGGGTGATTGCCTTCCCGCGCCTGCCGATTGCGCCCTTACCGGAAGCGGAATTCCCGACCATTCAGGTGTCCGCGCAATTACCCGGCGCCAGCCCCGACACCATGGCCTCGTCGGTGGCCACGCCGCTGGAAGTGCAATTCAGTGCCATCCCCGGCATGACCCAAATGACCTCGAGCAGTGCCTTGGGCTCCAGCCTGCTGACCCTGCAATTCACTCTCGACAAAAGCATCGACACCGCGGCCCAGGAAGTGCAGGCCGCGATCAATACCGCCGCCGGCAAATTACCCAAGGACATGCCGACGCTACCGACTTGGAAGAAGGTCAACCCGGCCGACAGCCCGGTGCTGATCCTCAGCGTCAGCTCGACCCAGATGCCCGGCACTGAACTCAGTGACTTGGTGGAAACCCTGCTTTCGCGCCAGATCAGTCAAATCGACGGCGTAGGCCAAATCAACATCACCGGCCAGCAACGTCCGGCGATCCGGGTGCAGGTGTCGGCTGACAAACTCGCGGCCATCGGCCTGACGCTGGCGGACATTCGTCTGGCGATCCAGCAGACCAGCCTCAACCTGGCCAAAGGCGCGCTGTACGGTGAGTCGAGTATTTCGACCCTGTCCACCAACGACCAGTTGTTTCACCCCGAGGAATACAGTCAGCTGATTGTTTCCTACAAGGACGGGGCACCGGTCCACCTCAAGGATGTGGCCAACGTTGTCAACGGTTCGGAAGATGCCTACGTTCAGGCCTGGGCCGGCGATCAACCCGGTGTGAACCTGGTGATCTCCCGGCAACCCGGCGCGAACATCGTCGAGACCGTAGACCGTATTCAGGCCGCCCTGCCGCGACTGGAAGCCATGTTGCCGGCCTCGGTGCAGGTCAAGGTGTTGATCGACCGCACCCAGACCATCCGTGCCTCGCTGCATGAAGTGGAAATAACCTTGCTCATCGCGATCATGCTAGTGGTGGCGGTGATGGCGCTGTTCTTGCGCCAGTTATCGGCAACGATGATTGTGTCCGCGGTACTCGGCGTTTCGCTGGTCGCCAGTTTCGCCCTGATGTACATCATGGGGTTCAGCCTGAACAACCTGACCCTGGTAGCGATCGTGGTGGCCGTGGGGTTTGTGGTGGACGATGCAATTGTGGTGGTAGAAAACATTCACCGCCACCTGGAAGCTGGCGAAGGCATGCGCGAAGCGGCGATCAAGGGTGCCGGCGAAATTGGTTTTACCGTGGTCTCGATCAGTTTCTCGCTGGTCGCTGCGTTTATCCCGCTGCTGTTCATGGGCGGCGTGGTCGGGCGGTTGTTCAAGGAGTTCGCCCTGACCGCGACCTCGACCATCCTCATTTCGGTGGTGGTTTCGCTGACGTTGGCACCGACCCTGGCCGCGCTGTTCATGCGTGCGCCCGTACACCACGCCCACAGCAAACCGGGCTTCGGCGAGCGCCTGCTGACCTGGTACGAAAAAGGCCTGCGCCGCGCCCTCGCCCATCAGAAATTGATGATCGGGGTGTTTGGCCTGTCGCTGGGGCTGGCCATCGCCGGTTACATTTTTATCCCCAAGGGCTTCTTTCCGATTCAGGACACCGGCTTCGTGCTGGGCACCACCGAAGCCGCCGCTGATATTTCATACGGCGACATGGTGAAAAAACACTTGGCGATGGCCGAAATCGTCGCGGCCGACCCGGCCGTTGAGGCGTTTTCGCACTCCGTCGGCGTCTCAGGCAGCAACCAGACCATCGCTAACGGCCGTTTCTGGATTGCCCTGAAAAAGCGCGGCGACCGTGATGTATCGGCCAGCCAGTTCATCGACCGGATTCGCCCGCAACTGATGAAAGTCCCCGGCATCGTGCTCTATTTACGCGCAGGCCAAGACATCAACCTCAGCTCCGGCCCGAGCCGCGCCCAATACCAATACGTGCTCAAGAGCAATGACGGCGCGACGCTCAGCACCTGGACCCAGCGCCTGACGGAAAAACTGCGAACCAACCCGGCATTCCGCGATATATCAAACGACTTGCAACTGGGTGGCAGCATCACTCATATCAACATTGATCGCAGCGCTGCCGCGCGGTTCGGCCTGTCCGCCAGCGATGTCGATGAAGCGCTGTACGACGCTTTTGGCCAACGACAAATCAACGAGTTTCAGACCCAGATCAACCAATACAACGTGATTCTGGAACTGGACACCCAGCAGCGCGGCAAAGCCGAAAGCCTCAACTACTTCTACCTGCGCTCACCGCTCAGCGGTGAGATGGTGCCGCTGTCGGCCCTGGCGAAATTCGATGCGCCGACCATTGGTCCACTGTCCATCGCCCATGACGGGATGTTCCCGGCCGCCAACCTGTCGTTCAACCTCGCCCCCGGCGTGGCACTGGGCGACGCGGTGATCATGCTGAACCAGGCCAAGGTCGAGATCGGCATGCCGGCGGCCATCAGCGGCAACTTCCAGGGCGCGGCTCAGGCGTTTCAGAGTTCCCTGGCCAGCCAGCCGTGGCTGATCCTGGCAGCGCTGGTGGCGGTGTACATCATTCTCGGCGTGTTGTACGAGAGCTTCGTCCATCCACTGACCATCATCTCGACCCTGCCGTCGGCGGGGCTCGGGGCGGTGATCATGCTGTGGATCTGCGGCCAGGACTTTTCAATCATGGCGCTGATCGGGCTCGTGCTGCTGATCGGGATCGTCAAGAAAAACGGCATTCTGATGATCGACTTTGCCCTCGAAGCCCAGCGCAAGGGTGGCTTGCCTCCGGAAGAAGCGATCTATCAAGCCTGTATTACGCGGTTCCGGCCGATCATCATGACCACCCTCGCCGCGCTGCTCGGCGCGTTGCCGCTGATGCTCGGCTACGGCACTGGCGCCGAACTGCGCCAGCCGCTGGGGATCGCGGTAGTCGGCGGCTTGCTGGTGAGCCAGGCGCTGACGCTGTTTACCACGCCGGTCATATACTTGTGGCTTGAGCGGCTATTTCATCGGCCCAAACCAGCCCCGATACCGGTGCTGGCGACCACAGACTGA
- a CDS encoding transporter substrate-binding domain-containing protein — MPLVKIPALFFLMSLTTGCVSSAVDPQIRFGVEALVPPFESRDDKGELVGLNIELGNALCAELNARCVWVDQDYATNIEALEAGRFDAIMPMTPTPARRERIDFTENLYPLSSRLVAREDAGLQPTALSLKGKRVGVLAGTSREAFAKARWAPEGVVVRSFNFNDQLIASLAAGEIDATLQDTIEITHALLNHPYGRDFSFAGPALNDPMLGSGVAMALRKTDTVLRDNLNAALERLKQNGQYQTITQRYLPPAVADVPRYFPNDEGLPFSDAVQVGETVYLSGVVGLGTDGKLVKGGIVPQMTQTMHNLRAALISGGSSLDHVAKCTVILADIKDFGAMNEVYKRSFPADRLPARTTFAASKLVLNARVEVECLAVTAR; from the coding sequence ATGCCCCTGGTAAAAATCCCCGCACTGTTTTTTCTGATGTCACTGACCACAGGTTGCGTGTCGTCAGCCGTCGACCCGCAGATCCGTTTTGGCGTCGAAGCTCTGGTCCCGCCGTTCGAGAGCCGTGACGACAAGGGTGAACTGGTGGGGCTGAACATCGAGTTGGGCAATGCGTTGTGTGCCGAGCTCAACGCACGGTGTGTCTGGGTTGACCAAGACTACGCGACCAATATCGAAGCCCTTGAAGCCGGGCGATTCGATGCGATCATGCCGATGACTCCGACGCCGGCACGTCGCGAGCGTATCGATTTCACCGAGAACCTTTATCCGCTTAGCAGCCGCTTGGTGGCGCGCGAGGATGCGGGTTTGCAACCGACCGCTTTGTCGCTTAAGGGCAAGCGGGTTGGCGTACTCGCGGGCACCAGTCGTGAAGCGTTCGCCAAGGCGCGCTGGGCTCCGGAAGGTGTGGTGGTGCGCAGTTTCAATTTCAACGATCAACTGATTGCCAGCCTGGCGGCGGGTGAAATCGATGCCACCCTGCAAGACACCATTGAAATTACCCATGCGCTGCTCAACCATCCCTATGGACGCGATTTTTCGTTTGCCGGGCCGGCCCTCAACGATCCGATGCTGGGGAGTGGCGTTGCGATGGCGCTGCGTAAAACCGACACCGTGTTACGCGATAACCTGAACGCTGCACTTGAGCGTCTCAAGCAAAACGGCCAGTACCAAACGATTACCCAGCGCTACCTGCCGCCAGCCGTCGCTGATGTTCCACGCTATTTTCCCAACGACGAAGGCCTGCCATTTTCTGATGCCGTTCAGGTTGGGGAGACTGTTTATCTGTCAGGCGTAGTGGGTCTCGGCACTGATGGCAAATTGGTCAAGGGCGGTATTGTCCCGCAGATGACCCAGACCATGCATAACTTGCGCGCGGCATTGATAAGCGGCGGTTCGTCCCTGGATCACGTGGCCAAATGCACGGTCATCCTCGCTGATATCAAGGATTTCGGTGCGATGAATGAGGTCTACAAGCGCTCTTTCCCGGCGGATCGTTTGCCGGCGCGCACGACGTTTGCCGCCAGCAAGCTAGTATTGAATGCACGAGTCGAAGTTGAATGCCTGGCGGTTACCGCTCGCTGA
- a CDS encoding chemotaxis protein has product MSSNKARADSLSLLLFTLRSGKLMAINLLKVSEIIPCPPLTKLPESHPHVKGIATLRGTSLSVIDLSRAIGERPLEDPNGGCLIVTDVSRSKQGLHVQAVSKIIHCLTTDIRPPPFGSGGVRSYITGVTSVDGALVQVLDIEKVIHGIAPAQIVMAPTELSMEDAEVLGNARILVVDDSQTALQQSVHTLRNLGLQCHTARSAKEAIDCLLDLQGTVQQINLIVSDIEMSEMDGYAFTRTLRETPDFAHLYVLLHTSLDSAMNSEKARLAGANAVLTKFSSPELTKCLIEAAKAVAEQGH; this is encoded by the coding sequence ATGTCTTCCAACAAAGCCCGCGCAGATTCACTGTCGCTTCTGCTGTTTACCTTGCGCAGCGGCAAGCTGATGGCGATCAACCTGCTCAAAGTCAGTGAAATCATTCCCTGCCCGCCGCTGACCAAGCTGCCCGAGTCACACCCGCACGTCAAAGGCATCGCCACGTTGCGCGGCACCTCATTGTCGGTCATCGACTTGAGCCGCGCGATCGGCGAACGACCACTGGAAGACCCCAACGGCGGCTGCCTGATCGTCACCGACGTCAGCCGCTCCAAGCAGGGCCTGCACGTGCAGGCGGTGAGCAAGATCATTCACTGCCTGACCACCGACATCCGTCCGCCGCCCTTCGGCTCCGGCGGCGTGCGCTCATACATCACAGGCGTGACCTCGGTGGACGGGGCCTTGGTGCAAGTACTGGATATCGAAAAGGTCATCCACGGCATCGCACCGGCGCAGATCGTCATGGCGCCGACCGAACTGAGCATGGAAGACGCTGAAGTGCTGGGCAATGCGCGAATCCTGGTGGTCGATGACAGCCAAACCGCGCTCCAGCAATCCGTACACACCTTGCGCAACCTCGGCTTGCAGTGCCACACCGCTCGCAGCGCCAAGGAAGCCATCGACTGCTTGCTGGACCTGCAAGGCACTGTGCAGCAAATCAACCTGATCGTCTCAGACATCGAAATGTCGGAAATGGACGGCTACGCCTTCACTCGCACGCTGCGCGAAACGCCTGACTTTGCCCACCTTTACGTGTTGTTGCACACGTCTCTGGACAGCGCCATGAACAGCGAAAAGGCACGTCTGGCCGGGGCCAACGCCGTCCTGACCAAGTTCTCGTCGCCGGAACTGACCAAGTGTCTGATCGAAGCCGCCAAGGCAGTTGCCGAGCAAGGACACTGA
- a CDS encoding N-acetyltransferase, which translates to MRRNLVDALPAVTWPSGIALTTYRPELADAVHRLMTQGYQEGGGRVPTLDVWQRRFETDPEYDPDLCFIAQDAEGIAGVCQCWTSAYIKNLVVHPRAQRIGLGRALLLQAFKVFEQRREGWVDLKVLEHNQRAQRLYENVGMRVVRREPVPA; encoded by the coding sequence ATGCGGCGCAACCTCGTCGACGCACTGCCGGCTGTCACGTGGCCGAGCGGGATAGCGTTAACCACGTATCGCCCCGAACTCGCCGACGCCGTGCATCGGTTGATGACCCAGGGCTACCAAGAAGGTGGCGGTCGCGTACCGACGCTGGACGTCTGGCAACGGCGTTTTGAAACCGACCCCGAATACGACCCGGACCTGTGCTTCATCGCCCAGGACGCCGAAGGCATTGCCGGGGTGTGTCAGTGCTGGACCAGCGCCTACATCAAAAACCTGGTGGTGCATCCTCGGGCGCAGCGCATAGGGCTGGGCCGCGCATTGCTGCTGCAGGCGTTCAAGGTATTTGAACAACGCCGGGAAGGCTGGGTGGACTTGAAAGTGCTGGAGCACAACCAACGGGCACAACGCCTGTATGAAAATGTCGGAATGCGCGTGGTTCGCCGGGAACCCGTACCGGCCTGA
- a CDS encoding heavy metal sensor histidine kinase has product MSSNSIALRLSGMFTLVALLVFLLIGWALYQQVEKGLGLLPEAELDARYSVLESTVGRFGTPEHWVKINNKLNLLGEEDKRIRFWIISGDTAYEYGNPPPQVRAFAEGPLGRRDLQLPGQRYPLKVLVSQFPAKDQRPPLRFLIAIDTETFLQTQHHLLIALIGLAIVGVLLASALGYWVARIGLKPLIKLSQEAQRLAPPLRSGRLRLSPLPPELDQFVSSFNSTLERVEQAYSRLESFNADVAHELRSPLTNLIGQTQVALTRGRSAEHYFEVLQSNLEELERLRSIINDMLFLASADQGSKATKLTSTSLADEVATTLEYLDFILEDAQVQVHVSGDAQVSIEIAHLRRALINLLSNAVQHTEPGQVIEVLIEVEAHQVSIGVTNPGLPIASEHLPRLFERFYRVDASRSNSGNNHGLGLAIVKAIALMHGGDVFVHSDQGMNTFGIHLPA; this is encoded by the coding sequence GTGTCCAGTAACTCGATTGCACTGCGCTTGAGCGGGATGTTCACGCTGGTGGCGCTGTTGGTGTTTTTGTTGATTGGCTGGGCGCTGTATCAGCAGGTCGAAAAGGGCCTGGGCCTGTTGCCCGAGGCCGAGCTGGATGCGCGCTACAGCGTGCTCGAGTCCACGGTTGGACGCTTCGGCACCCCTGAACATTGGGTGAAGATCAACAACAAGCTCAACCTGCTGGGCGAGGAAGACAAACGCATCCGCTTCTGGATTATCAGCGGCGATACGGCCTACGAGTACGGCAACCCGCCCCCACAGGTACGGGCCTTTGCCGAGGGGCCATTGGGTCGGCGCGACTTGCAACTGCCGGGGCAGCGTTACCCGTTGAAAGTGCTGGTCAGCCAGTTCCCGGCCAAGGATCAGCGACCGCCGCTGCGCTTCCTGATCGCCATCGACACCGAGACATTTTTACAGACCCAACATCACTTGCTGATCGCCTTGATCGGCCTGGCGATTGTCGGCGTTCTGCTGGCCTCGGCCCTAGGTTACTGGGTGGCGCGGATAGGTCTCAAACCGTTGATCAAGTTGTCTCAGGAAGCCCAACGCCTGGCCCCGCCGCTGCGCTCGGGGCGTTTACGGCTGTCGCCGTTGCCGCCGGAGCTGGATCAATTCGTCAGTTCGTTCAATTCGACACTGGAGCGGGTTGAACAGGCTTATTCGCGACTGGAGTCGTTCAACGCCGATGTCGCCCATGAGTTGCGCTCGCCGCTGACCAATTTGATTGGCCAGACCCAAGTGGCGCTGACCCGCGGACGTTCGGCGGAGCACTATTTCGAGGTGCTGCAATCGAACCTAGAAGAGTTGGAGCGGCTGCGTTCAATCATCAATGACATGCTGTTCCTGGCCAGCGCCGATCAGGGCAGCAAGGCGACCAAACTGACCTCCACCTCACTGGCGGATGAAGTCGCCACGACCCTGGAGTATCTGGACTTCATCCTTGAAGACGCCCAGGTTCAGGTTCACGTCAGCGGTGACGCTCAGGTGAGCATCGAAATTGCCCATCTGCGCCGCGCCTTGATCAATCTGCTGAGCAACGCGGTGCAGCACACCGAACCTGGACAGGTGATTGAGGTGCTTATCGAGGTCGAGGCGCATCAGGTGAGTATCGGCGTGACCAACCCCGGCTTGCCGATTGCCAGCGAGCATCTGCCGCGACTGTTCGAGCGCTTTTATCGGGTGGATGCGTCACGCAGCAACAGTGGGAATAACCACGGGTTGGGACTGGCAATCGTCAAGGCCATTGCGTTGATGCACGGTGGTGATGTGTTTGTGCATAGCGATCAGGGGATGAATACCTTCGGCATCCACCTCCCGGCCTGA
- a CDS encoding heavy metal response regulator transcription factor, giving the protein MRVLIIEDEEKTADYLHRGLTEQGYTVDLARDGIEGLHLALESDYAVIILDVMLPGLDGFGVLRALRARKQTPVIMLTARERVEDRIKGLRDGADDYLGKPFSFLELVARLQALTRRSGGHEPVQVSIADLWIDLISRKATRAGARLDLTAKEFSLLSVLARRQGEILSKTAIAEMVWDINFDSDANVVEVAIKRLRAKLDGPFDEKLLHTIRGMGYVLESRGVQ; this is encoded by the coding sequence ATGCGCGTTCTGATTATCGAAGACGAGGAAAAAACCGCGGACTATTTGCACCGCGGCCTGACGGAGCAGGGTTACACCGTGGACCTGGCGCGGGATGGGATCGAAGGCCTGCACCTGGCGCTGGAAAGTGACTACGCGGTGATCATTCTCGACGTCATGCTGCCGGGCCTGGATGGCTTCGGCGTGCTGCGAGCCCTGCGTGCGCGCAAACAAACGCCGGTGATCATGCTCACCGCGCGGGAACGGGTAGAGGACCGCATCAAAGGCTTGCGCGACGGCGCCGACGATTACCTTGGCAAACCGTTTTCGTTCCTTGAACTGGTGGCGCGCCTGCAAGCACTGACCCGGCGCAGCGGTGGTCATGAGCCGGTTCAAGTTAGCATCGCTGACCTGTGGATCGATTTGATCAGCCGCAAGGCGACCCGTGCCGGCGCCCGTCTGGACCTGACCGCCAAAGAGTTCTCGCTGCTCAGTGTGCTGGCCCGTCGACAAGGTGAAATCCTCTCGAAAACGGCTATCGCCGAAATGGTCTGGGACATCAATTTCGACAGCGACGCCAACGTTGTCGAGGTCGCGATCAAACGCCTGCGGGCAAAACTCGACGGACCGTTCGACGAAAAACTGCTACACACCATTCGCGGCATGGGTTACGTGCTGGAGAGTCGCGGTGTCCAGTAA
- a CDS encoding YkgJ family cysteine cluster protein yields MNTTFSCVGCGKCCTDHHVPLTLSEARMWAADGGQVIVLVEGFLGNGLGLPMQQREHAERRSVRVNSGAADAYVAITFAAYNVGPCRNLDDDNLCRIYDRRPLVCRIYPMEINPHIPLNPQVKECPPESWEKGPDLIIGGQLVDQALAELIQRSRQADRDDVQVKDVICSQLGIRTTALKGDGFTAYLPDMAAFAAVVDNVMAQPSSAATSEWLFHVSGEDIAGQVLAGGAQVATDAPLNYAFISLRAA; encoded by the coding sequence ATGAACACGACATTTTCCTGCGTAGGTTGTGGCAAATGCTGCACAGACCACCATGTGCCCCTGACCCTGAGCGAAGCCAGGATGTGGGCGGCGGATGGTGGTCAGGTGATCGTGCTGGTCGAGGGATTCCTGGGCAACGGCCTGGGCCTGCCGATGCAACAGCGCGAGCACGCCGAACGCCGCTCGGTGAGGGTCAACAGCGGCGCGGCCGACGCCTACGTAGCGATCACATTCGCCGCGTACAACGTCGGCCCCTGCCGGAATCTTGACGACGACAACCTTTGCCGCATCTACGATCGCCGGCCGCTGGTGTGCCGCATCTACCCTATGGAAATCAATCCACACATTCCCTTGAATCCGCAGGTGAAGGAGTGTCCACCCGAGTCGTGGGAAAAGGGGCCTGACTTGATTATCGGTGGCCAGTTGGTGGATCAGGCACTGGCGGAATTGATTCAACGCTCGCGTCAGGCCGATCGCGATGACGTGCAAGTCAAGGACGTCATTTGTTCGCAACTGGGGATTCGGACCACAGCGCTCAAGGGGGATGGATTTACCGCTTACCTGCCGGACATGGCCGCCTTCGCAGCGGTCGTCGATAACGTCATGGCACAACCATCGTCAGCGGCTACCAGTGAATGGTTGTTCCATGTCTCGGGCGAAGATATTGCCGGGCAAGTGCTGGCAGGCGGGGCTCAGGTGGCGACGGATGCCCCGCTGAATTATGCGTTTATTTCTTTGCGGGCGGCTTGA
- a CDS encoding type 1 fimbrial protein yields the protein MNLKVVVSSVLLLMPLGVSAAPQVSSGQIDFVGQIVDSGCQVGRAGAQSFTQSQRVQVQPGLSLDVDTYRNACGHGTIPFSTAFEPLKASSNGSVSGPESGIITVTYR from the coding sequence ATGAATCTTAAAGTCGTCGTTTCAAGTGTGCTGTTGCTGATGCCGCTGGGCGTCTCTGCCGCGCCACAGGTGTCTTCGGGGCAGATTGATTTTGTCGGGCAAATCGTCGATTCGGGCTGCCAGGTGGGGCGTGCTGGGGCGCAAAGCTTTACCCAGTCCCAGCGTGTACAAGTGCAGCCTGGGTTGAGCCTGGATGTCGACACGTACCGTAACGCTTGTGGTCATGGCACGATTCCTTTTTCGACAGCGTTTGAACCCTTGAAGGCGTCCAGCAATGGCAGCGTTTCTGGGCCTGAATCGGGGATCATCACCGTTACCTACCGGTAA
- a CDS encoding efflux RND transporter periplasmic adaptor subunit, which translates to MRTHKKNALIAAALIILAALSLWYATKPATTKLATPTAIPVRVVSVTQKDVPRYVSGIGSVISLHSVVVRAQIDGILTKILVKEGQLVKTGDLLATIDDRSIRANLDQARAQLGQSQAQLQVAEVNLKRYKLLSVDDGVSKQTYDQQQALVNQLKATAQGNQAAIDSALVQLSYTQIHSPVTGRVGIRTVDEGNFLRMTDTQGLFTVTQIDPIAVAFALPQQMLPTLQGLINDPQHAQVKAYIGADTEGETGNLLGEGHLTLIDNQISANTGTIRAKAEFNNSGQKLWPGLLVTVKIQTALDKDALVVPPTVVQRGLDQHFVYRVNGDKVETVSVQMVYQGSSQDIIKGVNPGDVLVSDGQSRLKPGSTVQVLTDPPPVVQSESPQ; encoded by the coding sequence ATGCGAACTCATAAAAAAAATGCCTTGATCGCCGCCGCCCTGATTATTCTGGCCGCGCTGAGCCTGTGGTACGCCACCAAACCCGCCACCACCAAACTTGCCACCCCCACCGCCATCCCCGTGCGCGTGGTCAGCGTCACCCAAAAAGACGTGCCACGCTACGTCAGCGGTATCGGCTCGGTGATCTCCCTGCACAGCGTCGTGGTGCGTGCGCAGATCGACGGCATCCTCACCAAAATACTGGTCAAGGAAGGGCAACTCGTCAAAACCGGCGACCTGCTCGCCACCATCGACGATCGCTCGATTCGCGCCAACCTCGATCAGGCCCGTGCCCAGCTGGGCCAAAGCCAGGCACAACTGCAAGTCGCGGAGGTCAACCTCAAGCGCTACAAGTTATTGAGTGTCGATGACGGCGTGTCCAAGCAGACTTACGACCAGCAACAAGCGCTGGTCAACCAGCTCAAGGCCACCGCACAGGGAAATCAGGCCGCCATCGACTCTGCCCTGGTGCAACTTTCATACACGCAGATCCACTCTCCGGTTACCGGTCGCGTCGGCATTCGCACGGTGGATGAGGGCAACTTCCTGCGCATGACGGACACGCAAGGCCTGTTCACGGTGACCCAGATTGATCCGATTGCCGTGGCATTCGCCTTGCCGCAGCAAATGCTCCCGACCCTGCAAGGCCTGATAAATGATCCCCAACACGCCCAGGTCAAGGCCTACATCGGCGCCGACACCGAGGGCGAAACCGGCAACCTGCTCGGCGAAGGCCATCTGACACTGATCGATAACCAGATCAGCGCCAACACCGGGACCATTCGCGCCAAGGCTGAATTCAATAACTCCGGACAGAAGCTCTGGCCCGGCCTGCTGGTCACGGTAAAAATTCAGACAGCGCTGGATAAGGATGCACTGGTAGTGCCGCCTACTGTCGTACAACGCGGCCTCGACCAACATTTCGTGTATCGGGTCAACGGTGACAAAGTCGAAACCGTGTCCGTGCAAATGGTCTATCAAGGCAGCAGTCAGGACATTATCAAAGGCGTTAACCCCGGCGACGTGCTCGTCAGCGACGGTCAGTCGCGACTCAAGCCCGGTTCAACCGTGCAGGTGCTGACGGATCCGCCGCCGGTGGTGCAATCGGAGTCGCCGCAATGA
- a CDS encoding bacteriocin immunity protein, with protein sequence MSEYTEAEFVSFMQEIFTANKGSPDEVLDPLLDELERLTEHPTGSDLIYYPEDGADNSAEGITQTVKEWRAANGLPGFKDA encoded by the coding sequence ATCTCTGAATATACGGAAGCTGAATTTGTCAGCTTCATGCAGGAAATATTCACTGCAAACAAGGGGTCTCCAGATGAGGTTCTAGACCCTCTACTTGATGAGCTTGAACGCCTCACTGAGCATCCAACAGGCTCTGATCTGATTTATTATCCTGAGGACGGTGCTGATAACTCAGCAGAAGGCATCACCCAAACGGTTAAAGAATGGCGTGCAGCCAATGGTTTGCCGGGTTTCAAAGACGCCTGA